In the genome of Impatiens glandulifera chromosome 6, dImpGla2.1, whole genome shotgun sequence, the window CAAGTTCAAATTTATCCAAACTCAATACTTGGGGCTAGGAATATTCAACTAACTTCGCAACTAAACTAGAAAAGAGAGAATTAGTTAAGTGAGAATTATTTAGAAACACTTAAAGATGCAGTGAAATTGAGTTTGAACggacaaatattattaaattttataaatatatatatcaaattaaaataaaatatattatattattttatttaaatcaatatctaataaaatatttttaaaaatcaataaattaaaaaaaaaaagtcaaattcgTTTTCAAATTGGGTCATGTGTTAAACCATTAACAGAAATGGAGAATAATTAAGAGCTTTAGAGATTAAGttttaagatattataaaaacccaaacttaattttttttttttttttttagagttttctcattataaatactaacaaaataaacaaacaaatccTTAAAGTTATgaggtaaataaaaaatataaatgataaaaacaataataataaaacagtaataattctttacattatgctatatttaaaaacaacttCTATTCATCTATGAAGCGTTTCAAATTGGGCCTGGTCTATTCATTTATGAAGCATTTCAAATTGGGCCTGGTCTAATTAAAATTCCTTTATATTAACTTGAAAATACTTAACAACTTTTATTAATGTATGTATGATACACATTAACATCATAGTTAGCCACAATCTTATGTTACTAGACAAGTTGATTACAACTTGTAGATGAAGTGGACGaagtttaaatttcaatttaattattaaaaatttataatttaatgatttaaaaaaagttttaactgttatagtttatataaaattttaaattagtaaaattcttacaaatgtaaatttataattttaagattttagaagttaataaattatttcaattttataattttatacaattttccaaaattaaagtaaatttatatttgtttattaaaattattacttatttaaataaatgaacttattaattaattttgtgattataatattttgtaaggtgatatatttattattatattttaaattaattatatataaaaataataatatataactaatgatatttttaataaactcttaatattttaattgcatGTAAAcatagtttataaattttttaaatattcaacaattttaaatttgaatgatATCTTGCAAGTCAATTAATAGTAGTGGGTCTAATTGTGAAACTAGTTTGGTAGTATCtggaaaaaataacaaattgcGATTTGTcattttttggttgaattggaGAGGAACGGGTCACCTTTGAAATCAAAACCAAAGCTTGTATTTCAAACCTTTGGTTTTTATTGGAATTGCTTGATTTATGATTTGATTGGAATATTGattcaattcaattattattttttattcttctgctaaattattttaaaaatattttattaggtgGTGTTCAATATCTTGAAAAAATTGTGTTgtccaatatatttttttttaaagtgaggTTATTGGACGGTAATGAATGGGTCTATCATAAACTCTACTCGAACCGGCCCTCGTGTGAGTCGACTCAATgttttatagtttatataattaattaaggttgTCTTCATTTTACTAACCTATATCAACTGATTTAGAGTTGGGTTGGGCTAGAAAGAATTGAGGTaggctaaaaaaaattaacgagaaaattttgtataaaacgaatgaataaatataagttttatcatttttttaataattaaatatacagacaatgaattatattgattttttttaaagaaattaagaaCTAATGtcacaattttattataaaaaaatttatttttcttttatttatttttttcaaggtGGGTTACATATATTCGTCTCGCCCTCCTGAGTTGGTCATCAAGAATTACACACTAATTCGAAATTTGTCTCATGTCGAAATCAAAATTGAGAAGATTCTTTCAtcttgaaaatttattattattattttaaaaataattaaatatttaataaatgtgtGATAGAAAAAAGAAAGCTTATCAAACAAAACTAAGCAATGAagggtaataataataaatcagcCTTACATGATTAAGGCTCTAAATGATTAGAAGTTGATTACTAAATAGAAGAGAAATTGATTATAATTAAGTAATCtttcaaatcaattaaattgATGACAGTCTACCACTCCTCTAACAGTTGTTAACACACTATATTAAATGATGTTTTAACAAACTATAACTATTTGATGTTCATAATGTTGTTATCCCAATATTAATTAGTGCATGTAGCATGTTTCTTGATTTGACACCATTTTCTAATTTACTACACTTTAGTTGGTATTGTTTGgtaagtttatttgaataatattatttaaataacatattttcttCTCACCTATCTTTATCTTTAactaaattaatcaatttatcaaccaaatattaaaatatattttaaacaatttttttttattacccttttaaaaaaatttattaataactcAACTTTTCATAATCGTATTAAACAAGATTATTTAGCTAACcaaaaatgagttatttataACTTGAATCCTTAATTTTCACTAATTAGCTAGCTCTTATTAAAATTCTCAAAGATTATGGATTATGATgatctcaaaaaaaatatttggatattttaaattgttccGACTTTTTCCATCTGAAATTaatactttaataatttttaaataattcataagaAACTTACTATTTGATTTATTAGGGGGCGATTCTTAACtcttaaaagatattataataggtttttatacttattttttctacaataatcaagttattaataaaattggATTTCTCATTATAGTTAAtctattttgaaaaagaaaatcgaattcaaacaaaaacttttTATCAAGAGATTAAgttttagatttaatttatggccataattattattatttttatcctcTCTTTTAGCCTAGCATCAACAAAATATGGATATTCTCAACTTCATTGAGTTTATGAGTTTGAATTCGTTAAGCGACAAATTCGGTGTCtggttaaataattaagtgtgtttgcggactaTATTTTTAACCCGCGAGAATTAGTCGCATCTCAATGAAAAAGCGGAACTCAACGTTctcaacaaatatatatatatatatatatatatatatatattattatttttaaccaatGGTCAATTCTGTTGAAAATTGAAAAGCAAACCTAGTTAGGTGGGTTCTCTATAAGGCGCATTAAATCAGGTCCACAAGTATCATTTTCTAGACGACCACATGGTGGCTATGTAAGAAACTAATGACCGACAGACACGTGGCAACAATATAAGCATATGACAAGCTCACACttgcatttaacacataatttcAATCCCTTTATTTCAATCAACAACCTAATTACCATGACAATACAATAAGATTATTAAAATGTTGGGTTGtatcttatattaataattaaattgagtTTTGTTTGCTACTTAATTGGAAATTAAGATATTGTATTTGACTTCAATAGTACTTCAACAATATACTAGTTTTAATGGTTAATTGTGTTTTcaataataaactttaatttatcaATCTTTAACCTTCTTTTTTCTTAATGTTTCACATAATTTTATCGCATCAAaagtgaaaattaattttttttaagcaatCGATGTagatataaaaattgtttaaacataacgacaaaacattaaataaaaataaaaataaaaaatcacaaaaacatgaaaatgtgaaaaagaaTAGAATCACTTCCCCATATATTATTGAGCTTTtcatattcattattttgaCATCTACATTTTTTGGTCTTGCCCTAATCAGATAAATGTCAGTATAATTTGGTtccaatttaatttatattgaacTATGTTTTCGTGATCATAAGGTGTTGTTGGGCTATCTAATTTGtgattttcttttgaaaataagGAAAATTAATATGACACCTCACAATTAATGCCAACTCTTAAGTCGATTATTTTCACTTATCACCATGGTGGGGTTAAAATAATCATTCGTGGTTAATAATCCATAATTATACCCTGCAATGAGACCAATAGTAATAGTAGAGAATGAAGAATATAGAAAGAACCATGAATGATGCACAAACACATAAATTGAACCCATATCAATTATGACAAATTGTAGCTCAAAACTACCttcaaagaaaaaaagttaGCATATAAGAAGAAAAAACTTTTGGGAGTTAGCACAATTATGTAAATTCTTcgatacaaaataatttcaaatttgacACAATATGTGGTTTGCAATGAGCGACATGTAACTACTTGCTCAATTTGACTATAAGTTCTAATTCCAATCAACATcaagttcaaatatataaacatttgtTGAGTGCTacaaatgaatataataattgtgGTAGTATGAAGATGAAGATTTAAATAATTGTGAAGCTTTATCCATGAATGATTTGACCTAACAACAAGAACCATTTTAGTATTTTCCTTTTGTTAATCTGTTTATCTATCAAGAGTGTGACagttttgttataattaactttatatatttatttttatttaaatgaacctcaaaaattaataaaaatgaacaaGAATCAAACCAGCTCAATGAAGACTAGCCGCATAAAGTTAATAATGAGTGTCGGTCGACCCTCGTGCTTTGGTCCCTCCATATTAGTAAACGTCacttgttaatttattattaataataaataataataataatttataatatatgtttaaatggaaattcaatattaataaataaaagtcacAATATTCCAGCTTGTATTTAGATGGAAACTCAATATGAACATTTCGTGGTACAGAAGTATATATGTAAATACTACTCGAGGTTCCTTTCACTTTAGCCTAAAGAAAGGGAATATAAAAAACTTATACTTTCGCCCAACCAACATccatatatgtatttttatattaaagtgTTTTTGGGTATATTGCATGTGTAGACATCGATTAATCGAGACTAACacgataattttattgattatgGTGGACCAATAAAATGTTTCGTGACCACTTGTCGACCGTTGTGTTTATTAACAATGTTGTTATtatgacaataaaaaaatattttcgagAAAATTGATGAATTCGGTCAGtgaatttattgattttttcaatCTCCGAACTTGTTAAAACTAGTTTGTTtgttgatgaacatttttttgtttgtttatttgtcAGTATTGTTCTTTAAATGGTTAATCTCTTTAGGTTTCAAGTGTATTAATCATCCATCTTGATTGATTTTTCCTACacaaatgttatatttttgtcGTGGTACTTAAACgactattattttataatattattgaacgaattccatttaaaaaaaatattaatcatacccacaaaatatgtaatgatatattttagaataattttaattgattaatttttagattataATTAGACACCACAACATGAATTTCAACttcaacttaaattatttttttttagtaaaaatttaATCGGAATATTTAGtcttttaaataaggttttattGATTATCACTAATAACATCTTAAGTTAAATCTTATGAATATGAGATATTGTTAgtttactaaataatatatatatttatatataaaagtaataatagtttgttttaaaattccatttctatcttattttttattagcaTGTGCATACAAATGATTTTTGAAACCAaactattaaatttattgattatttgTCGTCTATATCAATAAACAAAACTACATTCAAAGAATTCTGGTTAATCTGGGACCAGTACTTGTCTTTTCTGCTGAGTGCTTTGTATAAAAGGCGCCAACCATGTACACTCAATTGCGTTCTTCAATTGAATTCCattgcagaagaagaagaaccagcTAATCTTCCTGTAGATCCATACCAGGTGCCAATCTGAACTGCATTTACTGTTCTTCCCCTGTTTTCTACCTCTTAAAAAAAACCCATTTCAGGAtttctataatattatattctaGATTAGATTTCAATAACAAATGATGCATGTTTGATTCATCATTCTAGCTTCTTCCCATATCTGTTCTTATCAATACTTCCAAATTCCTTTACCAAAATCATAGTTTAATTCTTGCAGCATGATGAGAATGAGAAGATTAGAGGTTTTAGGGATGGTGATCATTTGGATTCATGTAGTGATGAAAGTTCAAGGGTTTAATGTTGGAATCACTTATATTCAGAGTGCTGTTGCAAAGGGAGCAGgtgaagaacaagaagaagattgtgattgattgattaatgtTGCTTTGAATTCACCATATTCATATCcagattcattcattcattcagtTTAAGCAAATTTGGATTGCAGTTTGTTTGGATGGAAGCCCACCTGCCTATCACTTTGACAAAGGATTTGGAACAGGGATTAATAACTGGCTGGTTCATATTGAGGTAATTGTTACTAAATTCATGTCTATCTTCAAAATCTATCTGTCATTTCTCTAGTTTTTTGATTCATTTCACTTAAAGGGTGGAGGATGGTGCAATAATGTAACAACATGTCTAGCTCGTAAGAACACTCGTCTCGGTTCATCAAAGCAAATGGCGACTGAAATACCTTTCTCCGGGATCTTGAGTAAAAATTTGTCATATAATCCAGGTTATAAGCTGTTTATACTTATAACaaactcattttcttttttctgtcatttcatatattaattcaGAGATGCATTTAGATTTCTACAATTGGAATAGGATCAAGGTTCGATACTGCGATGGCTCGTCGTTCACAGGGGATGTTGAAGCTGTCAATAGGGtgtgtattataaatttataactaGTTATGTTTGTATATAGAAGTGAAACCAAACCATATGTGTTTTCATTTGTTAGGCCACAAACCTTCATTTTCGCGGTGCCAGAGTTTTTGTTGCGGTTATTGAGGATTTATTAGCAAAAGGAATGAAGAATGCTGAAAATGTAAGATAATTGGTGTTTTATGTGCTTAGTTTAGTTCGGTTTTCAAATATGATCTCGTTTAAATCCATGTCAGGCTATTTTATCTGGATGTTCGGCTGGTGGATTAACCTCGCTCCTGCATTGCGATAAATTTCGCAATCTTACTTCATCATCCACGAATGTAAAATGCATTTCAGATGCGGGTTACTTCATCAATGTGtaggttatttaaaaatgaacGTTTTGCAATAACttgttattgttattaatttctTGTTTAATAATTTGTGGATGGTGTAACAGGAGGGACATTTCCTTGGTGCCATACATTCAATACTTCTTTAATGATGTAGTCATGACACATGTAATTAGTACTTTCTTTCACGTCTCAATGTGTTTGATAAGTCGCGTTTTTGATCTTCACATGTTGTAATTCGTAGGGATCGATAAAGAATTTGCCCGTTTCATGCACTTCAAAGATGATCCCGAGTTTCGTAAGCCTTCTAGGGTAGTTTATCACTTATACATTTCTTActgtttataaattttgatttagttTTCTCAAAATGTAAACAGAAATCGCTGTGCTTTTTCCCTCAGACATTCGTTAAACAGATTACAACTCCGTTTTTCTTGTTGAATGCGGCCTATGATTCGTGGCAGGTTTGATTTGGGAGCCGAGAAATGTTGTAAATGATTTGTTTTTTCGATGTTTTTACTCGAGTTTTAATCTGGATTAGATAAAGAACATATTGGCACCTGGTGTTGCTGATCCTAATGGAACATGGCATAGCTGCAAACTTGACATAACAATGTGCTCTGCCACTCTACTCCATACAATGCAAGGTTTTGTACCaagatttttgtttttcaaataatcctacaTTAAATAAGCTCTAATGCAAATACAACaacattttaatactttttgtTATTAAGAACTTAAATAAcccatttatttttctttgttagCCTTTAGGTTGCATTTCTTGAGTACACTAAATGGAGTGAGCAACCCTTCTAGGGGATTATTCATCAATTCTTGTTATGCCCATTGCCAAACTGAAAGGCAAGAAACATGGTTGAGGAATGACTCTCCCCAACTCGATGGAATGGTAAGCATTTTACGCGTGTTAACAGCTTATTCGAAACTACATTAATGCTTCTAATTtagtttcaattatttttttggtagaCAATAGCCAAGGCTGTAGGTGATTGGTACCATGGCCGGAGATATATCGAGAAAAATGACTGTGCCTACCCTTGCGACAAGACTTGTCACAATCGCGTTTTTGACACCAATGGAAACACCCATGGACTTGAAGATACATAATATTCTTTATAGAATTTATACATAGAGAAGtctataaaattcataaaataagtGAGGGATCATCATTCATCAAGTGTATACAAAATTGTagtaattattcataaaattatacTACAAATATATAAAGTCTTAAGTGGGATTTCATGGAATTTATTTATGTGGTCCCTTTAGTTTCTGATCCCCTCCTCTTTATACATTAATTCATAGTTCATATCAATAAGAGTGCCTGTATCAATGACATACTTGTGCAGTTGTGTCACAGGCATTTAACTAAGGCttgtaatcattttttttgCATAGTCTAGCAAAGGCATTTGTGGTCGCATTTATTGAAGAACACATAATGTTAGAAGCTAAATAATAAGTCGAATTTGTTaaagaacacaaaataaaaatcggTTACATTGTAAATAATTGAGGGTGTATTTACAAGATTACACAAAATCAATTTAAGAAATAGGTTACTAACTAGGGTTAGGTAAATGGGCTTAAGAACAAAGCCCAAAAACGTAAGCTAACCCTAATATTCTAACCGAATCGACCCGAACTTATTTCGTCGCCGTTTTAGGCAAATGATATTGCTCAAGTATGTAATATCTATTTTGTTAATATGAGTTTAGTTGTTATTGATGGTGTAATGTGTAGCCCAATTCATTTGAATTTCTTAGATTGATCATCTAAAATACATTTTTGAGATATAATTTGTATTGTAACTTTGTTTCACTACATTATTTTGATAGTGATTGaattataacatgtttttttttcaattattgaagaataaagaaaatatttaaatttggagGTGAAGCtgtatttgaagaaaaaaacacttttgataaatttattttagactATGTTTGTTAAGCATctctaaaaaaatgtttaattgagATATTAactttttgatattttcttttattatagttgtcaaaaacaaaattgtaatataatatttttatttacggtTATTCAATTTATTCGGATAAGTTTAAGATATTATTctgcattttttttatagaaaattagTATTggataacttatattttttaaaagatcaatttaatataatacagCGGATATGGAAGCGAGTTGTCGTCGGTCAATTCATGAGCACTCACAAGGTCCCATTCCGAGCAATCAAGGTCCTCCCTTTTCCGACAATGGAGCGAAATGAGACTAAAAAAGTTAAAGTCAACGACTTTGActatttcttcctcacttttggCACGGAGCCCGAAGCCCAAGGCATTGCAGATTCAAATTTCACCTTCATGTTCAGCTTATGTTTCAAGCTCGCCAAATAGAATGAAGAAATGAATATCAATAGTACACCACCACAATCCGAACAAGTGTGGGTGAGACTGAGAAACATCCCACCGCACATTTATAATGCCAAAGGACTTGCCTACCTCGGCAGACTTATTGGAAAGTCACTTAAACTCGATCTCGACTTTGACTCGTTTGAACGGGTCACATTTACCCGCATTTGCATTGAGATCGACTCAACAAGTGCAAAATCGAAAAAATTCGAGCTAAGATGCCGGAATGAAAACATGACCACTATTGAGGCAATGTACGAGCAACCGAGAAAAGAGGATGGGAAAAACAAAAGAAGCCTGTGGCCACCTCCAAAGTCAGGAAATCCTATATCGAAGTCCTCAAGGCAAATGAAGGCCACAACCAACACGTGAATGAGAACCAAATCGATCTC includes:
- the LOC124941609 gene encoding pectin acetylesterase 8-like isoform X1; its protein translation is MMRMRRLEVLGMVIIWIHVVMKVQGFNVGITYIQSAVAKGAVCLDGSPPAYHFDKGFGTGINNWLVHIEGGGWCNNVTTCLARKNTRLGSSKQMATEIPFSGILSKNLSYNPDFYNWNRIKVRYCDGSSFTGDVEAVNRATNLHFRGARVFVAVIEDLLAKGMKNAENAILSGCSAGGLTSLLHCDKFRNLTSSSTNVKCISDAGYFINVRDISLVPYIQYFFNDVVMTHGSIKNLPVSCTSKMIPSFKSLCFFPQTFVKQITTPFFLLNAAYDSWQIKNILAPGVADPNGTWHSCKLDITMCSATLLHTMQAFRLHFLSTLNGVSNPSRGLFINSCYAHCQTERQETWLRNDSPQLDGMTIAKAVGDWYHGRRYIEKNDCAYPCDKTCHNRVFDTNGNTHGLEDT
- the LOC124941609 gene encoding pectin acetylesterase 8-like isoform X2, whose translation is MMRMRRLEVLGMVIIWIHVVMKVQGFNVGITYIQSAVAKGAVCLDGSPPAYHFDKGFGTGINNWLVHIEGGGWCNNVTTCLARKNTRLGSSKQMATEIPFSGILSKNLSYNPDFYNWNRIKVRYCDGSSFTGDVEAVNRATNLHFRGARVFVAVIEDLLAKGMKNAENAILSGCSAGGLTSLLHCDKFRNLTSSSTNVKCISDAGYFINVRDISLVPYIQYFFNDVVMTHGSIKNLPVSCTSKMIPSFTFVKQITTPFFLLNAAYDSWQIKNILAPGVADPNGTWHSCKLDITMCSATLLHTMQAFRLHFLSTLNGVSNPSRGLFINSCYAHCQTERQETWLRNDSPQLDGMTIAKAVGDWYHGRRYIEKNDCAYPCDKTCHNRVFDTNGNTHGLEDT
- the LOC124941609 gene encoding pectin acetylesterase 8-like isoform X4 produces the protein MMRMRRLEVLGMVIIWIHVVMKVQGFNVGITYIQSAVAKGAVCLDGSPPAYHFDKGFGTGINNWLVHIEGGGWCNNVTTCLARKNTRLGSSKQMATEIPFSGILSKNLSYNPDFYNWNRIKVRYCDGSSFTGDVEAVNRATNLHFRGARVFVAVIEDLLAKGMKNAENAILSGCSAGGLTSLLHCDKFRNLTSSSTNVKCISDAGYFINVRDISLVPYIQYFFNDVVMTHGSIKNLPVSCTSKMIPSFKSLCFFPQTFVKQITTPFFLLNAAYDSWQIKNILAPGVADPNGTWHSCKLDITMCSATLLHTMQAFRLHFLSTLNGVSNPSRGLFINSCYAHCQTERQETWLRNDSPQLDGMFQLFFW
- the LOC124941609 gene encoding pectin acetylesterase 8-like isoform X3; amino-acid sequence: MLESLIFRVLLQREQFKQIWIAVCLDGSPPAYHFDKGFGTGINNWLVHIEGGGWCNNVTTCLARKNTRLGSSKQMATEIPFSGILSKNLSYNPDFYNWNRIKVRYCDGSSFTGDVEAVNRATNLHFRGARVFVAVIEDLLAKGMKNAENAILSGCSAGGLTSLLHCDKFRNLTSSSTNVKCISDAGYFINVRDISLVPYIQYFFNDVVMTHGSIKNLPVSCTSKMIPSFKSLCFFPQTFVKQITTPFFLLNAAYDSWQIKNILAPGVADPNGTWHSCKLDITMCSATLLHTMQAFRLHFLSTLNGVSNPSRGLFINSCYAHCQTERQETWLRNDSPQLDGMTIAKAVGDWYHGRRYIEKNDCAYPCDKTCHNRVFDTNGNTHGLEDT